The following are encoded in a window of Limibacter armeniacum genomic DNA:
- a CDS encoding metallophosphoesterase: MSEIQYICLSDMHLGASNSLLTPLRPSISGETKNENLIAPLETSPILKETIETLKFIVRNNNRKIKPKLILNGDLLELALANTNEAGMVFERLLEQLFPQGEKAVFDSELIFIPGNHDHHLWETAREAQYLNYVSQLKEKYLPEPWHTTKMFNPDPVPSLFLKGLINRNASLKNKVSVNVVYPNLGILDTEGKKCVVFSHGHYVESLYSLMTTLKTMIIPDREKPRHIWDIEAENFAWIDFFWSTLGRSGEVGKDVESIYNKIQVPEKFDELLRQFSKSFSGKVTDKVFMQWLIKTALDYILPKTVGTIARRERGDTSNVLSEDARCGLKCYIEELLPLQMKRELKDKPIPEQVTFIFGHTHKPFQELQAYRGFKKAIHIFNSGGWVVDTIKEEPFRGAAAILVDDNLDTVSLRLYNEQDYRTRVEAPSQHPFFYQIDNLVKSEQHKFEELTRLIWGEVKNRIGVLEEEIDQT, encoded by the coding sequence ATGTCCGAAATTCAATATATCTGCTTGTCAGATATGCATTTGGGGGCAAGTAACAGTTTATTGACCCCGCTTCGACCCTCCATATCAGGAGAAACCAAAAATGAAAATCTGATTGCCCCCCTCGAAACAAGTCCTATCCTGAAAGAGACGATAGAAACCCTCAAGTTTATTGTCAGAAATAATAACAGAAAAATAAAACCGAAGCTTATTCTAAATGGTGACTTGCTGGAGTTGGCTTTGGCCAATACGAACGAAGCAGGGATGGTGTTTGAGCGACTCTTGGAACAACTGTTTCCTCAAGGAGAGAAAGCTGTTTTTGACTCGGAATTGATTTTTATCCCCGGTAACCATGACCATCACCTTTGGGAAACTGCCCGTGAAGCACAATACCTGAACTATGTATCTCAACTAAAGGAAAAGTATTTACCCGAGCCTTGGCATACAACTAAAATGTTCAACCCAGACCCTGTACCTTCTTTGTTTTTGAAAGGACTGATTAACAGGAATGCAAGTCTTAAGAATAAGGTAAGTGTTAATGTGGTGTACCCAAATTTGGGTATTCTGGATACAGAAGGTAAGAAATGTGTTGTATTCAGTCATGGACATTATGTAGAGTCTCTTTATTCCCTGATGACAACACTCAAAACCATGATTATCCCTGATAGGGAAAAGCCACGTCACATTTGGGATATAGAAGCAGAAAACTTTGCATGGATTGATTTCTTTTGGTCAACTCTTGGGCGTTCCGGAGAAGTTGGCAAAGACGTAGAATCTATTTACAACAAGATTCAGGTACCTGAAAAGTTTGATGAGTTGTTGCGCCAGTTTTCCAAAAGCTTCTCAGGTAAGGTGACTGACAAGGTATTTATGCAGTGGTTAATTAAGACTGCATTGGACTATATACTACCAAAAACAGTAGGGACAATTGCACGCAGAGAAAGGGGAGATACTTCCAATGTATTAAGTGAAGATGCTAGATGCGGGTTAAAGTGTTATATTGAGGAGCTACTGCCGCTACAGATGAAACGTGAGCTAAAAGATAAGCCTATTCCGGAGCAGGTCACTTTTATTTTTGGACATACCCACAAACCTTTTCAGGAACTGCAAGCCTACAGAGGTTTTAAGAAAGCTATCCATATTTTCAACTCAGGAGGTTGGGTGGTAGATACCATCAAAGAGGAACCGTTTCGTGGTGCGGCTGCAATCCTTGTGGACGACAATCTGGATACGGTTTCATTGCGTTTGTACAATGAGCAGGACTACCGGACAAGAGTGGAAGCACCTTCACAACACCCTTTCTTTTACCAGATAGATAACCTAGTGAAATCAGAGCAACATAAGTTTGAAGAGTTGACACGTCTTATTTGGGGTGAAGTGAAAAATAGAATTGGAGTGCTGGAAGAAGAAATAGACCAGACTTGA
- a CDS encoding GMC oxidoreductase: MSRISTPVERIKEHYDIVVIGSGYGASIAASRMSRAGQKVCVLERGKEFLSGEYPDSTLEAASEIQFNAPEKHIGSRTGLFDFHVGKDINVLVGCGLGGTSLINANVSIKPDFRIFQHEIWPEEIRKESEQAESELEKGYQLAKEMLKPNVYPSSYPPLKKMEAHKQSARAMGERFYKTEINVNFDIDGVNHIGVEQRPCNNCGDCVSGCNHQAKNTTLMNYLPDAVNHRAEIFTEVEVQYLEKKEDKWLIHYQVLRSGRERFDAPSLVVRADMVILGAGTLGSSEILLRSKQMGLKVSDRLGERFSGNGDVLGFGYNNDQAINGIGTGSKKEDTNNPVGPCITSVIDMRKNTEDLSEGSILEEGSVPAALGDIFPMMMATTAKLVGEDTDDGWLDNLKEKARVWESLTRGVYHGAARNTQTYLTMSHDDANGKMQLQENGRLRIDWKDVGEQSNFVKANKDMLKATAALGGTYVKKPIWSESFDHNLITVHPLGGCAMSGDASRGVVDHKGQVYTGENSDALHKGLYVCDGAVIPVSLGVNPLLTISALAERSCMQIAKQHGWTIDYSLKHVPQAKPSTPDKLGIQFTETMKGYISMGENLDFEFAAEMGKQNGTPISFTMTVVAEDVVSLIENREHAAEMIGTVSCPLISSKPITVTRGAFNLFTEDATQMETRNMHYLMNLDTEEGKHYRLEGYKVIRNDRGLDLWSDTTTLYVTLYSMPDEQEVGKGILKIATTDFLKQMTTMRVINATSNTQKLQTLAAFGRFFAGELFETYGGVFARDNLLNPKAPPRKRRPLRAPAPEVAYFNAKDGVTLKLTRYHGGRKGPVMLSHGFSVSSFIYALDTIETNMVEYLCTHGYDVWLIDYRTSVELPSSSKQWSVDWIAANDYQPAVDYIRKMTGAPAVHVIAHCVGSVTFFTSMLQGLEGIASIVGMQIGTDMIGAPQTKLKASLHLPSLLDSLGFSTMNAYTDQNTGIVGRVYNKLVKVYSAAIDNESNNAVYNRINFMFAPLNEKYNLNQETLEASHEIYGITNMTTYKQLAEIMRHTYLVGENGEDVYLPKVEELLNLPITFIHGEKNRVFIPESTEKSFERLCKLNGADKYDRHVIPLYGHLDCVIGKNAVHDVYPHVVAHLEKYAERVVKA; this comes from the coding sequence ATGAGCCGAATATCCACTCCTGTGGAGCGTATCAAGGAGCATTATGACATTGTCGTAATAGGTTCTGGTTATGGCGCTTCCATTGCTGCTTCCCGAATGTCCCGTGCCGGACAAAAAGTTTGTGTTTTGGAAAGAGGAAAAGAGTTTCTTTCAGGAGAGTATCCTGATTCTACCTTGGAAGCTGCTTCCGAAATACAATTCAATGCCCCTGAAAAGCATATTGGTTCCCGAACAGGTTTGTTTGATTTCCATGTGGGAAAAGATATCAATGTCTTGGTTGGTTGCGGACTGGGAGGAACATCCCTAATTAATGCCAATGTATCGATTAAGCCTGATTTCAGGATATTCCAGCATGAGATATGGCCTGAGGAGATACGGAAGGAAAGTGAACAAGCTGAAAGTGAATTGGAAAAGGGCTATCAATTAGCCAAGGAGATGCTGAAGCCTAACGTATACCCTTCAAGTTATCCTCCATTGAAAAAGATGGAAGCTCACAAACAGTCAGCAAGGGCTATGGGAGAGCGGTTTTACAAGACCGAGATTAATGTCAATTTTGATATTGATGGAGTAAACCATATAGGTGTAGAACAGCGTCCGTGTAATAACTGTGGCGATTGCGTTTCGGGTTGTAACCATCAGGCTAAAAATACAACACTGATGAACTATTTGCCCGATGCTGTCAATCATAGGGCAGAGATTTTTACGGAAGTCGAAGTACAGTACCTTGAGAAAAAAGAAGATAAATGGTTGATTCACTATCAAGTATTGCGTTCGGGTAGGGAGCGGTTTGATGCGCCATCATTGGTTGTCAGGGCTGACATGGTTATTCTGGGTGCAGGAACATTGGGTTCGTCTGAGATATTGCTTCGTTCCAAGCAAATGGGACTCAAAGTTTCTGACAGGTTGGGAGAACGTTTTTCTGGAAATGGAGACGTGTTGGGCTTTGGCTATAACAATGATCAAGCAATCAATGGTATTGGAACGGGGAGTAAGAAAGAAGATACCAATAACCCTGTAGGTCCTTGTATTACGAGCGTGATTGATATGCGGAAAAATACGGAAGACCTTTCGGAAGGATCTATTTTGGAAGAAGGTTCAGTGCCTGCTGCCTTGGGTGATATTTTTCCAATGATGATGGCGACTACAGCCAAGCTAGTTGGTGAGGATACTGATGATGGATGGTTGGATAACCTGAAAGAAAAAGCAAGGGTATGGGAAAGCCTGACTAGAGGAGTGTACCATGGAGCTGCACGAAATACGCAAACCTACCTGACCATGTCTCATGATGATGCCAATGGAAAGATGCAATTGCAGGAGAACGGTCGTCTACGGATTGATTGGAAGGATGTAGGAGAACAATCAAATTTTGTGAAAGCCAATAAGGATATGCTCAAGGCAACCGCTGCTTTGGGCGGTACATATGTAAAAAAACCTATTTGGTCTGAGTCATTTGACCACAACCTGATTACTGTACATCCATTGGGAGGTTGTGCTATGTCAGGTGATGCTTCAAGAGGGGTGGTAGACCATAAGGGACAGGTTTATACAGGAGAAAACTCTGATGCCCTTCATAAGGGGTTGTATGTTTGTGATGGTGCCGTAATACCTGTTTCATTAGGAGTAAACCCGTTATTAACGATTTCGGCTTTGGCAGAAAGAAGCTGTATGCAGATTGCCAAGCAGCATGGCTGGACGATTGACTATAGTCTGAAACATGTACCTCAAGCCAAGCCTTCCACACCTGACAAACTAGGTATTCAGTTTACTGAAACTATGAAAGGGTATATCTCTATGGGAGAGAATCTGGACTTTGAGTTTGCCGCAGAAATGGGGAAACAGAACGGAACCCCTATCTCTTTTACCATGACGGTAGTAGCAGAAGATGTGGTCTCACTGATTGAGAACAGGGAACATGCAGCGGAAATGATTGGGACAGTAAGTTGTCCATTGATCTCTTCCAAGCCAATTACCGTCACTCGTGGAGCATTCAACCTATTTACAGAGGATGCTACCCAGATGGAAACACGGAATATGCATTACCTGATGAACCTTGATACAGAAGAAGGCAAACATTATAGACTTGAGGGGTATAAGGTGATAAGAAATGACAGAGGTCTTGATCTTTGGTCTGATACAACTACACTGTACGTGACATTGTACAGTATGCCTGATGAGCAGGAAGTGGGAAAGGGAATTCTAAAGATTGCAACTACGGATTTCTTGAAGCAGATGACGACCATGAGGGTAATCAATGCAACCTCTAACACCCAAAAGCTTCAAACGCTGGCAGCCTTTGGGCGATTCTTTGCGGGTGAGCTGTTTGAAACTTATGGAGGAGTGTTCGCAAGGGATAACCTGTTGAACCCTAAAGCACCTCCGAGAAAGAGGCGTCCACTGCGGGCTCCAGCACCTGAAGTAGCTTATTTCAATGCCAAGGATGGTGTGACCTTAAAGTTGACACGTTATCATGGAGGGAGAAAAGGACCTGTGATGTTATCACATGGTTTTAGTGTTTCGAGTTTTATCTATGCACTTGATACCATAGAAACCAATATGGTGGAATATCTCTGTACACATGGGTATGATGTCTGGCTGATTGATTACCGTACAAGTGTTGAACTTCCGTCATCTTCCAAACAATGGAGTGTGGATTGGATAGCCGCCAATGACTATCAGCCTGCGGTCGATTATATCCGGAAAATGACAGGAGCCCCTGCTGTACATGTCATTGCTCATTGTGTTGGATCGGTTACATTTTTCACCTCCATGCTACAAGGGTTGGAAGGAATAGCCTCCATTGTGGGAATGCAGATTGGAACAGATATGATAGGAGCACCTCAAACCAAGCTGAAAGCCTCTTTGCACTTGCCAAGTTTACTTGATTCTTTAGGATTCAGTACCATGAATGCTTATACCGATCAGAATACAGGAATTGTGGGCAGGGTATACAACAAATTGGTGAAAGTATATTCAGCTGCGATTGATAATGAATCCAATAATGCAGTGTACAACAGGATCAACTTTATGTTTGCACCGCTCAATGAGAAGTATAACCTGAATCAGGAAACCTTGGAGGCATCCCATGAGATATATGGAATCACCAATATGACGACTTATAAGCAACTTGCAGAGATTATGCGTCATACGTATTTGGTTGGAGAGAATGGAGAGGATGTTTACCTGCCAAAAGTAGAGGAATTGCTCAACTTGCCAATCACCTTTATTCATGGAGAAAAGAACAGGGTATTTATTCCTGAATCAACAGAAAAGTCATTTGAACGACTGTGTAAACTGAATGGTGCAGACAAGTATGACAGGCATGTGATTCCATTATATGGTCACCTTGATTGTGTCATTGGTAAAAATGCTGTTCATGATGTGTATCCACATGTAGTTGCACACCTTGAGAAGTATGCAGAAAGAGTAGTGAAAGCCTAA
- a CDS encoding fructosamine kinase family protein: MLDTNQHNFFKTALTNVLGKAVTLKSIKNVTGGSINDAFRLETEDGYFFLKSNSRHGEHMFEVESKGLELLKSATQLKVPEVVGTGVCQDRAFIVMEYLPPSVASQLYWKKLGEGLAELHRFRSNQFGLEYDNFIGSLSQYNHQHKDWLTFFIDQRLRPQFELACRNGVINQNYLAMLSELKEKLKGIFPTEKPSLLHGDLWSGNVMASNDPPCLIDPAVYYGHREMELAFTLLFGGFDRAFYTAYQDNFPLDKGFEERVPIYNIYPLMVHVNLFGVSYFGDVRAVLNKLLG; the protein is encoded by the coding sequence ATGCTCGATACCAATCAACACAATTTCTTTAAAACAGCCTTGACAAATGTGTTGGGGAAGGCTGTCACGTTGAAAAGTATAAAAAACGTGACAGGAGGCTCAATCAATGATGCTTTTCGATTGGAGACGGAGGATGGATACTTTTTCTTAAAATCAAATAGCCGTCATGGAGAACATATGTTTGAGGTGGAGTCCAAAGGGTTAGAGTTATTGAAAAGTGCAACTCAATTGAAAGTACCTGAGGTTGTCGGAACGGGTGTTTGTCAGGATAGGGCATTTATTGTCATGGAGTATTTACCGCCTTCAGTTGCCAGTCAATTGTATTGGAAAAAACTGGGTGAAGGATTGGCTGAGTTACATCGATTTAGGAGTAATCAGTTTGGGCTGGAGTATGATAATTTTATTGGTTCGCTGTCACAGTATAATCACCAGCATAAGGACTGGTTGACATTTTTCATAGACCAACGCTTGCGCCCACAGTTTGAATTAGCTTGTAGAAATGGAGTGATTAACCAAAACTATTTGGCAATGCTTTCTGAGCTAAAAGAGAAATTGAAAGGTATTTTTCCAACTGAAAAACCGTCGCTGTTACATGGTGATTTATGGAGTGGAAATGTCATGGCTTCAAATGATCCCCCATGCTTGATAGACCCTGCAGTCTATTATGGACACCGTGAAATGGAGTTAGCTTTTACCTTATTGTTTGGAGGGTTTGACCGTGCCTTTTATACTGCTTATCAAGATAACTTTCCATTGGATAAAGGTTTTGAAGAGAGAGTTCCTATATATAATATCTACCCACTTATGGTGCATGTTAACTTGTTTGGAGTGAGTTACTTTGGTGATGTTAGAGCTGTTTTGAATAAGTTGTTGGGATAA
- a CDS encoding porin family protein, which translates to MNKAIYIFSLIIGFTFFSQVASAQQNMLQKGQFAAGLRGGILLPSMTFSPGIAQLSLNTQTAGVIFQYFKEKKIGLQWEVNYETKGYQEAISQGVALYKREFDQVAVPVLAHIYFPIKRVHIFVNAGAQANYLLDESSEVYGDLSEQRYDYFDREPHQLSVDLVVGGGLSVLTGIGHFQLEARYFAGMTDSLERPERTSSESAYFQGANISFAYLIPITGWKNNKTMGELQEEKVKNQ; encoded by the coding sequence ATGAATAAAGCAATATATATATTTTCGCTTATCATTGGTTTTACCTTTTTTAGCCAAGTAGCCTCAGCACAACAAAATATGCTGCAAAAAGGTCAGTTTGCCGCAGGTCTCAGAGGCGGTATTTTACTACCTTCCATGACTTTTTCGCCTGGTATTGCCCAACTGAGTTTGAATACACAAACAGCTGGTGTTATTTTCCAATATTTCAAAGAGAAGAAAATTGGATTGCAATGGGAAGTAAACTACGAAACCAAAGGATATCAAGAAGCCATCAGCCAAGGAGTCGCTCTTTACAAAAGAGAGTTTGATCAAGTGGCTGTCCCGGTTTTGGCACATATTTATTTTCCCATCAAAAGGGTACATATATTCGTCAATGCAGGAGCACAGGCAAATTACCTGCTAGATGAAAGTAGCGAAGTCTATGGAGACCTCTCTGAACAACGCTATGACTATTTCGACAGAGAACCTCACCAACTTTCCGTTGACCTTGTGGTAGGTGGTGGACTGTCTGTACTGACAGGAATTGGACATTTTCAATTGGAAGCCCGCTATTTTGCTGGAATGACTGATAGCCTTGAAAGACCTGAACGTACATCATCGGAGTCTGCCTATTTTCAAGGTGCCAATATCTCATTCGCTTACCTAATTCCGATTACAGGATGGAAAAACAATAAAACCATGGGAGAGCTACAAGAAGAGAAAGTTAAAAATCAGTAG
- a CDS encoding DUF6436 domain-containing protein, whose product MKKLLVLVLLVVQGCIVATIFWEQEYKYVQPTPIPENHREVEVGSNIDFSHTALASISTPLFIHYFNDECPCSRFNLKHFRSIYNKHKNDLNFVVVVEDGKDPTTIAEAFPEGIHIITDTPDAKIALVCGIYATPQAVIIDQQHQLYYKGNFNKARYCTQPTSNYAQQAVEDFIGGKPAPFFGWSAVQAYGCSLSVYDSSNSNNIIQTLLTDFN is encoded by the coding sequence ATGAAAAAGCTTTTAGTACTTGTACTGCTCGTAGTACAAGGCTGTATTGTTGCCACAATTTTTTGGGAACAAGAATACAAGTATGTTCAGCCGACTCCAATTCCGGAAAATCACCGAGAAGTTGAAGTTGGGAGCAATATTGATTTCAGTCATACTGCTCTTGCCTCTATCTCAACTCCTCTATTTATACACTATTTCAATGATGAGTGTCCTTGCTCACGTTTTAACCTCAAGCATTTCCGCAGCATCTACAACAAGCATAAAAATGATTTAAACTTTGTGGTAGTTGTTGAAGATGGAAAAGACCCAACAACTATTGCTGAAGCATTTCCTGAAGGAATCCACATTATCACTGACACACCTGACGCTAAAATTGCACTTGTATGTGGCATATATGCCACCCCTCAAGCTGTCATCATTGACCAGCAACATCAACTTTACTACAAGGGAAACTTTAATAAAGCGCGCTATTGCACACAGCCTACTTCAAACTATGCACAACAGGCTGTAGAAGACTTTATTGGCGGAAAGCCCGCTCCCTTCTTTGGTTGGAGTGCTGTTCAAGCATATGGCTGTTCACTTTCAGTCTATGACAGTTCTAATTCAAACAACATAATTCAGACTCTACTTACTGACTTCAACTAA
- a CDS encoding PP2C family protein-serine/threonine phosphatase: MTQDNSYYQSIKQKADTSMQLLLISNFLLGLFLATFYDTWFVGIGVGGICLSAFFLSKIALPKSTLYQYVAAIVLAVFVAQYIYQMHGLFEMHFFAFIFSTFLISYQKWILQIPFILTVSLHHATFAYAQFAGKPNVYFTQLDYMDAQTFAFHMTLATVVVVVSGYWSYSFDKRNKRDSEQKDRISQLYNDSIQNKRKMQESINYAQKIQNLILPKIEGIRAYLPSAMLLYKPKDIVSGDIFWFTQKGHINLIGAIDCTGHGVPGAFMSILATEKLNEIVHTRGIVEPAKILELLDDSIQHTLKQRESGNRDGMTISLCSIDRKNKSLQFAGAKSSLVITEQDYVREIKGDKNPIGRWVSDGVSQFTQHDITLEKGQYFYMFSDGYQDQFGGPDNKKFGKNKLLNLIGQLSENMYTPSEQRMLFEDTFNEWKGEKSQIDDILIIGFSSNDILAISSSQLPKSADMVL, encoded by the coding sequence ATGACTCAGGATAATTCGTATTACCAGTCTATTAAGCAGAAAGCTGACACTTCCATGCAGCTGCTACTTATTTCTAACTTTCTTTTGGGACTTTTTCTGGCAACATTCTACGACACTTGGTTTGTCGGTATAGGTGTTGGAGGAATTTGTCTATCAGCTTTCTTTTTAAGCAAAATCGCCTTACCAAAGTCAACTTTATACCAATATGTAGCCGCTATTGTGTTGGCTGTATTCGTGGCTCAATACATATACCAGATGCATGGTCTGTTTGAGATGCACTTTTTTGCCTTTATTTTTTCCACTTTTCTGATCAGTTACCAGAAGTGGATACTTCAAATTCCATTTATTCTGACCGTTTCCTTACATCACGCCACTTTTGCCTATGCACAGTTTGCTGGCAAGCCAAATGTCTATTTCACTCAATTGGACTATATGGATGCACAAACCTTTGCTTTCCATATGACATTGGCTACTGTAGTGGTAGTGGTATCTGGGTATTGGTCTTACTCTTTTGATAAACGGAACAAGAGAGACAGTGAGCAAAAGGACAGGATCAGCCAGCTTTATAACGACTCTATACAAAACAAGCGTAAGATGCAGGAAAGCATCAACTACGCTCAAAAAATACAGAACCTGATTCTTCCAAAAATTGAAGGGATCAGGGCATACTTACCTTCAGCAATGTTGTTGTACAAACCTAAGGATATCGTAAGTGGAGATATTTTTTGGTTTACACAAAAGGGGCATATCAACTTGATTGGAGCTATTGACTGTACAGGACATGGCGTCCCGGGGGCTTTTATGAGTATTCTGGCTACAGAAAAGCTGAATGAGATTGTACACACACGGGGTATCGTTGAGCCTGCCAAAATACTGGAGCTTTTGGATGACAGCATCCAACATACACTCAAACAAAGAGAATCTGGTAACAGAGATGGCATGACAATATCACTCTGCTCCATAGACCGCAAAAACAAGTCTCTCCAATTTGCTGGTGCCAAAAGCTCATTGGTGATAACAGAACAAGACTACGTACGTGAAATAAAAGGGGATAAAAACCCAATCGGTAGGTGGGTAAGCGATGGTGTCAGCCAATTTACACAACATGATATCACATTAGAAAAAGGACAGTACTTCTATATGTTCTCTGATGGCTATCAAGACCAGTTTGGTGGACCTGACAACAAAAAATTTGGTAAAAACAAATTGCTAAACCTTATCGGTCAACTATCAGAAAATATGTACACTCCTTCTGAGCAACGTATGCTATTTGAAGATACTTTCAATGAATGGAAAGGTGAAAAGTCACAGATAGATGATATCCTGATCATTGGCTTCTCTTCCAATGATATACTGGCTATCAGTTCAAGCCAACTGCCGAAATCGGCAGATATGGTGCTGTAA
- a CDS encoding response regulator transcription factor, which translates to MAEKTKIMVVEDDPFLGLIVKELFESRGYDASLFKDGEQAQQAFFEEQPDLCVLDVMLPRKDGFTLANEIRQSGSNVPIVFLTAKSMTEDVVKGFKLGANDYVKKPFSMEELLVRVESILQRNEQVAAHQEEVIQPQEELFLLGNTHFNYTFQWLEVDGKQQTLTPREAELLKMLCSERNKVVNRKLILVKLWGDDTFFNGRSLDVFIAKIRKMLKHEPDLKIVTIRGEGYKLVSK; encoded by the coding sequence ATGGCAGAGAAAACTAAAATCATGGTGGTGGAGGATGATCCGTTTTTGGGATTGATCGTCAAGGAACTGTTTGAGAGCAGGGGATATGATGCCAGTCTTTTTAAGGATGGTGAACAGGCACAGCAGGCATTCTTTGAGGAGCAGCCAGACCTTTGTGTCTTGGATGTCATGTTACCCCGAAAGGATGGTTTTACCTTGGCTAATGAGATCAGACAGTCAGGAAGTAATGTTCCGATTGTATTTCTGACGGCAAAATCCATGACAGAAGATGTGGTGAAAGGTTTTAAGCTCGGAGCCAATGATTATGTTAAGAAGCCTTTCAGTATGGAAGAGTTGTTGGTAAGAGTAGAGTCTATTCTTCAGCGAAATGAACAGGTAGCTGCACATCAGGAAGAAGTGATCCAGCCTCAGGAAGAGTTGTTTTTATTGGGAAATACCCATTTCAATTACACTTTTCAGTGGTTGGAGGTCGATGGAAAACAACAGACGCTTACGCCACGTGAAGCGGAATTACTGAAGATGCTGTGCTCTGAAAGAAATAAGGTAGTAAACCGCAAACTTATCTTAGTGAAGCTTTGGGGTGATGATACTTTCTTTAATGGTAGAAGCCTTGATGTGTTTATTGCCAAAATCCGGAAAATGCTTAAACATGAACCTGATCTCAAGATTGTAACCATTAGGGGAGAAGGCTATAAACTAGTATCCAAATAA
- a CDS encoding sensor histidine kinase, whose translation MKKKITLLMILMSIALLGILGFQSYWLYSSFLEEQQRLYEEVGLAVRNAGEKSAGESVLTFFKSQEGNKELLIKPYLMEKEEDLTMKLDEQFFEDTVQQETKVWVFNGNKKVHVGTHVFRVKQNSQEDKKDVNVEVDKKANITTEMVWGQHWLITHFDSLLRKEMLAIGIKDFAYGYWNKAEKTYVLSGNKQVIDHLDGKGIRIGQQFLTGSNASNLKVFLPSQYKMTFWRMSLPLTASLVLVLLISSCFAYALILIFNQKKLSEIKSDFINNMTHEFKTPISTVSLALEALLRFDMRKDDEKAKQYLGIAEGENRRLGQMVEKVLNVAASEKRELKLNLERLDMHMLIERAISNIRMQVTEKNGVIISDYKAEHPWILGDQVHLSNVIYNLIDNACKYAESAPEIRIITGNRNGFFYLSVEDNGIGIPKSEQAQVFEKFYRVPTGNVHNVKGFGLGLSYVWMVADRHQGQVTLVSQVGKGSTFTVWLPLDK comes from the coding sequence ATGAAAAAGAAGATAACCTTGCTGATGATACTGATGAGCATTGCCTTATTGGGGATTTTAGGCTTTCAGTCTTATTGGCTTTACAGCAGTTTTCTGGAAGAGCAGCAACGTCTCTATGAAGAAGTAGGTTTGGCTGTCCGCAATGCCGGTGAAAAGTCAGCAGGAGAATCAGTACTTACATTTTTTAAGTCACAGGAAGGGAACAAGGAACTGTTGATCAAACCATACCTGATGGAGAAAGAGGAAGACCTGACTATGAAGCTAGATGAGCAATTCTTTGAAGATACCGTGCAGCAAGAAACGAAGGTGTGGGTCTTTAATGGTAACAAAAAGGTACATGTAGGTACACATGTGTTTCGGGTGAAGCAAAACAGTCAGGAAGACAAAAAGGACGTAAATGTAGAAGTAGATAAAAAGGCAAACATCACTACCGAAATGGTGTGGGGGCAGCATTGGCTGATAACTCATTTTGATAGCCTGCTAAGAAAGGAAATGCTGGCAATCGGTATCAAGGATTTTGCTTATGGCTACTGGAACAAGGCTGAAAAAACATATGTACTTTCGGGTAATAAGCAGGTGATTGACCATCTTGATGGCAAAGGTATTCGGATAGGTCAACAGTTTTTGACAGGAAGTAATGCCTCCAACCTGAAGGTGTTTTTACCTTCACAATACAAAATGACTTTTTGGCGGATGAGCTTACCTCTGACAGCTTCATTGGTATTGGTGTTGTTGATCTCAAGTTGTTTTGCATATGCGCTGATACTGATCTTTAATCAGAAAAAGCTTTCCGAAATCAAGAGCGACTTTATCAATAATATGACGCATGAATTCAAGACGCCAATTTCTACGGTATCCTTGGCCTTGGAAGCATTGCTTCGTTTTGATATGCGTAAAGACGATGAAAAGGCAAAGCAGTACCTAGGGATTGCCGAAGGAGAAAACCGAAGGCTTGGGCAGATGGTGGAGAAAGTGTTAAATGTCGCTGCATCAGAAAAAAGGGAGTTAAAACTGAACCTTGAACGGTTGGATATGCATATGCTGATCGAGAGAGCTATCAGCAATATCAGAATGCAGGTGACGGAAAAGAATGGGGTAATTATATCGGATTACAAGGCTGAGCACCCATGGATATTGGGAGATCAGGTACACTTGTCTAATGTGATTTATAACCTGATAGACAATGCGTGTAAGTACGCTGAGTCAGCACCTGAAATCCGTATCATAACTGGTAACAGGAATGGTTTCTTTTACTTGTCTGTAGAAGATAATGGCATAGGTATCCCAAAAAGTGAACAGGCTCAGGTGTTTGAGAAGTTCTATAGGGTACCTACTGGAAATGTACATAATGTAAAAGGGTTTGGCCTTGGACTTAGCTATGTATGGATGGTAGCCGACAGGCATCAGGGACAGGTTACTTTGGTGAGTCAGGTAGGAAAAGGAAGTACCTTTACTGTTTGGCTTCCTTTGGATAAGTAA